The Eikenella corrodens genome segment CCATTACCAAAGTAACCGTGCCCGAACTTGATCCCGAAGGCAACCCGATCAAAAATCCGGCTACCGTGGCCATTAAAGATGCGCTGAGCTCCTTCGGCGACCCGCTGATTTGGCTCATCGGTATTTCCATCATGATTTCGCGCGGCATCTTGAAAACCGGGCTGGGCGCGCGTATCGGCTACTACTTTATCTCCTTGTTCGGCAAGAAAACGCTGGGCATCGGCTACAGCCTGGCCATTTCCGAGCTGATTCTCGCTCCGGTAACGCCCAGTAATACTGCGCGCGGCGGCGGCATCATCCACCCGATTATGAAATCCATTGCCGGCAGCTTCGATTCCGACCCGGAAAAAGGTACGCAAAGCCGCATCGGTAAATACTTGGCCTTGGTAAACTACCACAGCAACCCGATTACTTCGGCCATGTTCATCACCGCCACTGCGCCCAACCCTTTGATCGTGGATCTGATTGCCAAAGCCACCAACTCCGATATCCATCTGAGCTGGGCCACTTGGGCCATTGCCATGTTTGTGCCCGGTGTAGCGGCCATGTTCCTAATGCCGCTGGTGCTGTATTTCTTCTTCCCGCCCGAAATCAAGGAAACCCCGAACGCTTCTCAGTTTGCCAAAGACAAGCTGCAAGAACTGGGCCCGATGAACCGCGGCGAAAAAATCATGTTGGGCATTTTTGCCATCCTGCTGCTGCTGTGGGCAGGCATTCCGGCCATGATTTTCGGCAAAGCCTACGCCGTCAACCCCACCACCACCGCCTTCCTCGGCCTCTCCCTGCTGCTGCTCAGCGGCGTGCTTACCTGGCAGGATGTCCTGACTGAAAAAGGCGCGTGGGACACCGTTACCTGGTTCTCCGCCCTGGTGATGATGGCCACCTTCCTCAACAAGCTCGGCCTGATTGCCTGGCTCTCCAAACTCTTGGAAAGCGGCATCGGCGGCATGGGCATGGGCTGGGTTGGCGCGGTAACCCTGCTGCTTCTGGCCTACATGTATGCCCACTACATCTTCGCCAGCACCACCGCCCACATCACCGCCATGCTCAGCGCCTTCTATGCCGCCGGCCTGGCTCTGGGCGCGCCCCCCATGCTCTACGCCCTGCTGCTGGCTTCTTCTTCCAGCATCATGATGACCCTCACCCACTACGCCACCGGCACTTCGCCCGTGATTTTCGGTTCCGGCTACACCACCTTGGGCGAATAGTGGAAAGCAGGCTTCATCATGAGCGTAGTCAACCTCGCCGTCTTCGTGATCATCGGCGGCGTTTGGTGGAAAGTGATGAATTACTGGTAAACCCGAAGCTTTACACCGGTAACGTTGAAGCATAACGGAAGGCCACCTGAAAACGCAGCGCAGCGAAGTTTCTGCGAAGCTAAAGTTTCAGGTAGCCTTTTTATAGTCGATCAACAATGCACAACGTAGATCGATACGTAGTGGCTTGAGCAATCGGCATGGCAGTTAGCCCGTGCTGTTTCGAAAGCCGTAGGTCGGACTCTCGAATCCGATATTTCCAACATAACGTTTTGTCGGATACCAGTATCCGGCCTATGGCTTGGTGCCAAATTAAAGGCTACCTGAAAATCCTTTTAGCAGGTTTTCAGGTAGCCTTTCTCTTTTTCGGCCGGTAACCCCTTAGTTTCGCCGTTCGGTAACAAAGGCGGCCAGTTGGCGCAGACGGTCGGCGCGGGCGTCGAAGCCGGACAAGGCTTGCTGCGCTTCGGCCACGAGCCGTTCAGCATAGTCGCGGGCGGCGTTCAGTCCCATGAGTTTGACATAGGTGGGCTTGTCGGCTTCTTGGTCTTTACCGGCGGTTTTGCCCAAGGTGGCGGTGTCGGCTTCGCAATCGAGCACGTCATCGATTACTTGGAAGGCAAGGCCGAGTTTGGCGGCGTAGTCGTCGAGCCGCGCCAGGGCAGCATCGTCCAAATCGGGGCAGCTTAGCGCACCCAGGGCCACGGCGGCGCGGATGAGGGCGCCGGTTTTCAGGCGGTGCATGGTTTCCAGCTCGGCCTGGCCGATGCGCTGCCCCACGGATTGCAAATCGATGGCCTGCCCGCCGGCCATGCCGAGGCTGCCGGAAGCGCGGGCGAGGGTGTGCACCATTTGCAGCTGCCGAGGCGCAGGCAGGCCGTTGGGGCGGCTGAGCACATCAAAAGCAAGGGTTTGCAGCGCGTCTCCCACCAGAAGGGCGGTGGCTTCGTCGTATTGGACGTGGCAGGTGGGTTTGCCGCGGCGCAGGCTGTCGTTGTCCATGGCGGGCATGTCGTCGTGCACCAAGGAATAAACGTGCACCAGCTCCACGGCGGCCAGGGCGGCTTCGGCAGCGGCGGCTTCAGATTGCCCCAATTCGGCGGCAGCCAGCACCAACAGCGGGCGCAGCCGTTTGCCGCCGCCGAGCACAGCATAGCGCATGGCTTGGTGCAGCCGCTGCGGCAGGCTGTTTTCTGCGGGCAGCACGCGCTCCAGCACGAGTTCGGCTTGGGCGCGGGCGCGTTGTTGCCAATTATCGGGTTTATTCATCTTGTTCCAACACCAGCTCGCGTTCCACGCCGGAATCCAGCACTTGCAGCTTCTGCTCCACTTCGGCCAGCCGCGCTTGGCAGAAACGCACCAGTTCGCTGCCTTCCTGATAGGCGGCCAGCGCGTCTTCCAGCGGCATATCGCTGGCCTGCATGGCTTGGTTGATGGCTTCCAGCCGGCTCACGGCTTCTTCAAAGGTTTTCGGTTTTTTCTTGGTCATGGCGGGTTTGCGGCAGTTCGATTCAAGGGCGGGATTGTAGCACAGCGGGCGGGTGGGTTTCAGGTAGCCCCGTTGTGCGGCAGGCTACCTGAAAATCTATAGTGGATTAACAAAAATCAGGACAAGGCGGCGAGCCGCAGACAGTACAAATAGTACGGCAAGGCGAGCCAACGCTGTACTGGTTTAGATTTAATTCACTATATTTGCCCCGCCCAAGCAATATTTTTCAGGTAGCCCCTGCCTTCTGCAAACCCGAAAAGCGGCCCATAGAACATTTGCCACAAATGTGCCGCACTGTGCCGCCTCTGCCGGCGCAGCCGAACTCCCCACCGTTTTCAGGTAGCCTGCCGCATCATCGGATAACACATACTGACACACCGCCCGCTTTCATTTACAATCGGCACGGCAAAGCAGCCGGATAAGCCGTCCGGCTGAAGTATTTTGTTTGAGACCACCCGTCAAAAGGAAACCCGATGCGTATCCGAACCGCCCTCTTCCTGCCGCTGCTCGCCCTGCCGCTTCCCGCGCTGGCCGGCGAGCTCAACGGCGCCGAACTGAGCCTGCCCTGGGGCATCCCCTTCGTGCTGATTCTGCTCTCCATCGCCACCGGCCCGCTGTTTTTCGCCCATATTTGGCACCACCATTTCGGCAAAATTACCGCCGGCTGGACGCTGGCCTTCCTCATCCCCTTCACCCTAGTGTATGGCTTCTCCACCAGCCTGCATGTGCTGGTGCACGCCCTGGTGGCCGAATACATCCCCTTCATTTTGCTGCTGTGGGCGCTCTACACCATCTCCGGCGGCATCCTCGTATGGGGCAATCTGCACGGCAGCCCGCGCATGAACACCGCGCTGCTCGCCATCGGCACGCTCCTGGCCTCCGTGATGGGCACCACCGGCGCCGCCATGCTGATGATCCGCCCCATCCTCAAAGCCAACGACAACCGCAAGCACCGTGTGCATGTGGTGATTTTCTTCATCTTCCTCGTGGCCAATATCGGCGGCGGCCTCACCCCGCTGGGCGATCCGCCACTCTTCCTCGGCTTCCTCAAAGGCGTGGATTTCCTGTGGACGGTGCAACACATGCTGCCGCCCGTGCTGATTAGCGCTGCCGTGCTGCTCACCGTGTTCTACATCCTCGACAGCAAATACTTCGCCCAAGCCGATGAAATCCTTGCCAAAGACCCGAGCCCCGACAGCCCGCCCGAAAAAATCAAGCTCATGGGCAAATGGAACTTCCTGCTCCTGGGCGGCGTGGTGGCAGCCGTGATGATGTCCGGCATTTGGAAGCCCGCGCACCCCGGCCTGGAAATTTTCGGCACCCACTACGCCCTGCAAAACCTCGCCCGCGACCTGATTTTGGTGGCACTGGCCGTTACCTCCCTCGCCATCACCCCCAAACAGGTGCGTGCCGGAAACGAATTCAACTGGGGCCCGATTGCCGAAGTGGGCAAACTCTTCCTCGGCATCTTCATCACCATCGCCCCCGTATTGGCCATGCTGCAAGCCGGCGAACACGGTGCGTTTGCCCCGCTGATTTCCCTTGTGCACGATGCTTCCGGCAACCCGATCAACACCATGTATTTCTGGATGACCGGCATGCTCTCCGCCTTTTTGGACAACGCCCCCACCTACCTCGTGTTCTTCAACATGGCCGGCGGCGACGCGCACACCCTGATGAACGGCCACCTGTTCCACACCCTGCTGGCCGTATCCATGGGCTCCGTGTTCATGGGCGCGCTCAGCTACATCGGCAACGCCCCCAACTTCATGGTAAAAGCCATCGCCGAACAACGCAAAGTGCCCATGCCCGGCTTCTTCGGCTACATGGCCTGGTCGTTCGGCATCCTCGTGCCGCTGTTTATCCTGCACACTTTGATTTTCTTCGTGTGGCAGATTCTGTAAGGGCGCAGTAAGATAAAGGCTACCTGAAAACCTTGCTTTGGTTTTCAGGTAGCCTTTAAATTTTGTGGAGCGAAAAATGAAGCAATCCGGTTCTTATTCTGCCCTTCAGTCTTTTGGGTATGGCCTAGCAATCGTTGCCACAACCATCATCTCTTTTGCTGCTGCCGCCGCTAATTTTCTACTTATCTGGGCTGCACCCCTTGCCTTTGCTACACATCCTGATGACCTCATGCGTATCATGATATTTTGGGTGTTTATGATTGGCCCTCCCGTTGCATTTGTTTTATCACTCTATCTTTTAATCAAATACTTTTTTTCGGCAACGTTATTCCCGGAAGAAGACACCAAAACCAAATATATGCCTTATGGCATCAAAGACATCTTTTCCTTAATTGCCTCATGTTTGGGCATAATGGCTATCTACCAAACCCCAAGAACCCCTTTTTCCGACTGGATAAGATACAACTGGGCACCCCCACTATTCGTCATCTGGGGCTGGGTAGTCATCCGCTCCATCCGCTATACAGCATGGAAACTGCGTACCCAAGAGCAAACAAATCAAAAAACCACCATCGCCAAAGACGATCAAAACCACGGCGATTAAAACCATGCAAACCCAGCCCCACTTTCAGGTAGCCCCTTCCATACAGGCTACCTGAAAATCATCCCCCGCAAAATCACCCCCCATCTTTTCCCAGCAAGAAACACCATCTTGCCGCAAAGCGCTACCACCCCGCGCCGCAAAACCCTTATACTGCCGCACATTACATTATCATCACACCAGGAAAAATCATGAGCCATCAAATCCTGCAAGAGGCCGCCCGCACCCGCCGTTCCGTGTACGCGCTCAACAAAAACCTGCCCCTGCCCGCCGAAGAAGTGGCCGCCATCGTAGAACACGCCGTGCTGCACACCCCCTCTTCCTTCAACTCCCAATCCACCCGCGTCGTGGTGCTGTTCGGCGCCGAACACGAAAAACTCTGGCAGCTCACCGAAGTCGCCCTGCGCCAAATCGTGCCCGCCGACAAATTCGAGCCCACCGCCCAAAAACTGGCCGGCTTCGCCGCCGCAGCCGGCACCGTGCTCTTCTTTGAAGACCAATCCGTCGTGCGCGGCCTGCAAGAGCAATTCCCCGCCTACGCCGCCAACTTCCCCGTATGGGCCGAACACGCCGACGCCATGCACCAATACGCCGTATGGATCACCTTCGCCGCCGCCGGCATCGGCGCCAACCTGCAACACTACAATCCCGTTATCGACCAAGCCGTGGCCGAACAATGGCAAATCCCCGCCAGCTGGACCCTGCGCGCCCAGCTCGTATTCGGCGGCATCGCCGCGCCCGCCGCAGACAAGCAGTTCGCCCCGGTTGAAGGCCGCTTTAAAGTACACGGCCTGTAAGCAGCGTATGGAATATAAAAAGGCTACCTGAAGATTTTCAGGTAGCCTTTTTTCAGCGTTCCATTTTGAAGCCCAGCTCCGCATAAAGAGAATAACCCACTGCTTCATTCTCTCCATTCCAATTCCTCACGCCAATAAACTTGCACACCCGCCCGGAACATGGCAGGCTACCTGAAAATTTACGCATGAAAGAGAAATCATGTTTCAGGTAGCCTTTTCTTTTGCCGGCCGGAGGTACGCATGAGCCGTCAAACCATCGTGATTATCGGCGGCAGCGGCTTTATCGGCCGCCATCTGGCTGCAGCATACCAGGCCGAAGGGCATCGTGTGATTATCGTTAGCCGCCATCCGGCCCGCGCTCGGGAGGTAGATAAGCGTTTTGAATACATCGCCGCGCTGCACCACCTCTACGACAGCATCCGCCCTGATTTGCTGATCAACCTGGCCGGGGCGTCGGTGGGCGAAGGCCGCTGGACGGCGCAGCGCAAGCAGGAGCTGTTGCAAAGCCGCTTGCAGCCGGTGCAAGCGGTGGCCGACTGGCTGCGCCGCCACCCGCAGCCGCCGCGCCTCATCATTCAGGCTTCCGCCGTGGGCTATTATGGCAACGGCAGCGCGGAGGGCTGGCCGCCGTGTGCGGAAAACGCGCCGCCACAAAATGTTTTCCCTTCGCAGCTTTGCCAGCAATGGGAAGCGGCGATACAGTGCGTACAGCAGGAGAGCGGCGTGCCGGTGGCCGTATGCCGCTTTGGCGTGGTGTTGGGCAGGGATGGCGGCATTTTGCCGCAGCTGCTCAAACCGGTGCGCTACTGCGCGGGCCGGCTCGGCAGCGGCGAGCAGCCCCTGCCGTGGGTGCATATGGATGATGCCGTGGCCACCATCCGTTTCCTGTCCACGCAAACACACAGCGGCTTTCAGGCCTACAACCTTACTGCCCCCAAGCGCACCACCCAACTCGACTTTGCCCGCGCCGCCGCCCAACGGCTGCACCGCCCGCTGTTGTTTTCCGTTCCCGAGCAGATGTTGCGCCTGATGCTGGGCGAGCAAGCCGATTTGGTGTTAGACGGCCAATTTGCCCCGCCGAAAGCCTTGTTGCAGCAAGGGTTTGAGTTTACCTTCCCCACCATTGAGCGTGCGCTCGACAACCTGCTGAATTAGGCTGCCCAATTCAATCCTTAGCTGCTGCTTAAAATCAGGTAAAATAGCGTTTTCCTGTTTTAAATTTTTTCCCGAAAGAGTGCCATGACCCAATCCCTCAGCTACCGTGATGCCGGTGTCGATATCGATGCGGGCGACCAACTGATCGAAAACATCAAACCCTTTGCCAAGCGCACCATGCGCCCCGAAGTGTTGGGCGGCTTGGGCGGCTTCGGCGCGCTGGTGGAAATCAGCAAAAAGTATCAAAACCCCGTGCTGGTAAGCGGCACCGACGGCGTAGGCACCAAGCTGAAACTAGCGTTTGAATGGGATATTCACCACACCGTGGGCATCGACCTGGTGGCCATGAGCGTGAACGACATCCTCGTGCAAGGCGCAGAGCCGCTGTTTTTCCTCGACTATTTCGCCTGCGGCAAGCTCGATGTGGCGCGCGCCACCGATGTGATTAAAGGCATCGCCGAGGGCTGCGAACAATCCGGCTGCGCCCTGATTGGCGGCGAAACGGCCGAAATGCCCGGCATGTATCCCGAAGGCGAATACGATTTGGCCGGCTTCGCCGTGGGCGTGGTGGAAAAAAGCAAAGTCATCAACGGCCGCAGCATCCGGCCCGGCGACGTGGTGCTCGGCCTCGCCTCCAACGGCGCGCACTCCAACGGCTACTCCCTCATCCGCAAAATCATCGAGCGCAGCAATCCCGATTTGGATGCCGAATTCGATGGCGGCAAAACCCTGCGCCAAGCCGTTATCGCGCCCACCCGCCTGTATGTGAAACCGATTTTGGCGGCGCTGGAAAAATTTGAAATCAAAGGCATGGCACACATTACCGGTGGTGGCCTCACCGAAAATATCCCGCGCGTACTGCCCGAAAACTGTGTGGCGCAAATCGATGCCCAATCCTGGCCGCTGCCCAAACTGTTCCAATGGCTGCAACAGGCCGGCAACGTGGAACAACAGGAAATGTACCGCACCTTCAACTGCGGTATCGGTATGGCCGTTATCGTGCCTGCCGAGCAGGCTGAGGCAGCGCAGTCCTTCCTCACCGAACAAGGCGAAACCGTGTATCGCCTGGGCACAATCCGCGAGCGTGCGGGAAGCGAGCATCAAACACAGGTGGCATAAATAATTTCAGGTAGCCTCACTTAAAGGCTACCTGAAAAGAGAAACTCCAACGAATATTCCAACAAAGGCAACAACATCATGGCAAAAAATATCGTAGTAATCGGCGCGCAGTGGGGCGACGAAGGCAAAGGCAAAATCGTAGACTGGCTGGCAGAAGAGTGCGCCGGTGTGGTGCGCTTCCAAGGTGGCCACAATGCCGGGCACACGCTGGTGGTGAACGGCAAAAAAACCGTGCTGCGCCTGATTCCCAGCGGCATCCTGCATGAAAACCTGCATTGCTATATCGGCTCAGGCGTGGTGGTTTCCCCCGAAGCCCTGCTCGGCGAAATCGACGAGCTCACTGCTGCAGGCGTGAAAAATGTGGCCGGCCGGCTGCACATCGCCCCCACCTGCCCGATGATTCTGCCCTACCACATTGCGCTCGATCATGCCCGCGAAGCCTCTAAAGGCGCTGGCAAAATCGGCACCACAGGCCGAGGCATCGGCCCGGCTTATGAAGACAAAGTATCCCGTCGCGCCATCCGTTTGGGCGATTTGGCCGATGCCAAACTGTTAACCGACAAACTGCGCGCCAACCTTGAAGTGTATAACGTGCAGCTGCAGCATCTGCATGGCGCAGAGCCCGTGCAGTTTGATGACGTGATGGCTAAAATCAACGCCTTCAAAGAACGTATTCTGCCGATGCTCACCGATGTGTCACGCAGCCTGCATGACACCATTCAGCGCGGCGAACGCCTGCTGTTTGAAGGTGCGCAAGGCACGCTGCTGGATATCGACTACGGCACTTATCCCTTTGTTACCTCGTCCAACTGTTTGGCAGGCGCTGCCTCTGCCGGTGCAGGCGTGCCGCCGCAGGCCTTGGATTATGTGCTCGGCATCGTGAAGGCCTACACCACCCGCGTCGGCTCTGGCCCCTTCCCCACCGAACTGTTCGACGACACCGGCAAAGGCCTAGCCGAACGCGGCAACGAATTCGGCTCGGTAACCGGCCGTGCCCGCCGTTGCGGTTGGTTCGATGCTGCCGCCCTCAAACGCGCCATCCAAATCAACGGCATCAGCGGACTGTGCATCACCAAACTCGACGTGATGGACGGCATCCCCGAGATCAAAATCTGCACCGGCTACACCCTGCCCGACGGCAGCACCACCGATATCCTGCCCTTCGGCAGCGATGCCGTGGCCGGCTGCACCCCGATCTACGAAACCTTACCCGGCTGGACAGAATCCACCTTCGGCGTGCAAAGCTTTGATCAGCTGCCGGAAAACGCCAAAGGCTACCTGAAACGCATCGAAGAGGTGTGCGGCGCGCCCATCGCCATCGTCTCCACCGGCCCCGATCGCGTGGAAACCATCGTGCTGCAGCATCCGTTTACTAATTAAACCGCTGCAACTGGATGAGAAAAGGCTACCTGAAAGGTTTCAGGTAGCCTTTTTATGTGGGTAGATGAAAAGGAGTTGTGCTCTTATGGCCACCTCTCCTGCCAATTAGTAGTTTATCTCCAACCATGTGAGAGTGGATAAACAGTACACAAAGCTGCAGAACAACAATGTTAGGTTTCAGGTAGCACTCTTCAGTGCACAAGGAAGATACAGAACAATTCCATATGTATACGGCAAGAGCAATACTACAAGGGGTAACTTGAATATATGCGTAATACTCACTATGCATATAATTTGCTATGTTACAGTGAAGGCTACCTGAAAATGCAAATGACTGGTTTAATTTCGGTGAAACCATATTTTCAGGTAGCCTTACTCTCCTGTGTGCCAAGCAAATAGAAGAGTATAGACAAACAAAAAGGCTTGCCGAAGCAAGCCTTTTTGTTGGGTTACTAGACTAGGCTAGCCACAAATTAGAATTTGTGTACTACGCCAGTGCCTACGCCCCAGTTGTTAACGTTCTTATCGTTAGAGTTGGCTTTTTCACGCAACCAACCTACAGATACCAAACCAGTGGTGCGGCGAGAGAATGCGTAGTCAGCACCAACGATGGCTTGCAGGTAGCGACCGCCATCATGAGCAGTATTATCGCTGTCAGCACGACCGTAAGCTACA includes the following:
- a CDS encoding adenylosuccinate synthase, producing the protein MAKNIVVIGAQWGDEGKGKIVDWLAEECAGVVRFQGGHNAGHTLVVNGKKTVLRLIPSGILHENLHCYIGSGVVVSPEALLGEIDELTAAGVKNVAGRLHIAPTCPMILPYHIALDHAREASKGAGKIGTTGRGIGPAYEDKVSRRAIRLGDLADAKLLTDKLRANLEVYNVQLQHLHGAEPVQFDDVMAKINAFKERILPMLTDVSRSLHDTIQRGERLLFEGAQGTLLDIDYGTYPFVTSSNCLAGAASAGAGVPPQALDYVLGIVKAYTTRVGSGPFPTELFDDTGKGLAERGNEFGSVTGRARRCGWFDAAALKRAIQINGISGLCITKLDVMDGIPEIKICTGYTLPDGSTTDILPFGSDAVAGCTPIYETLPGWTESTFGVQSFDQLPENAKGYLKRIEEVCGAPIAIVSTGPDRVETIVLQHPFTN
- a CDS encoding sodium:proton antiporter; translation: MRIRTALFLPLLALPLPALAGELNGAELSLPWGIPFVLILLSIATGPLFFAHIWHHHFGKITAGWTLAFLIPFTLVYGFSTSLHVLVHALVAEYIPFILLLWALYTISGGILVWGNLHGSPRMNTALLAIGTLLASVMGTTGAAMLMIRPILKANDNRKHRVHVVIFFIFLVANIGGGLTPLGDPPLFLGFLKGVDFLWTVQHMLPPVLISAAVLLTVFYILDSKYFAQADEILAKDPSPDSPPEKIKLMGKWNFLLLGGVVAAVMMSGIWKPAHPGLEIFGTHYALQNLARDLILVALAVTSLAITPKQVRAGNEFNWGPIAEVGKLFLGIFITIAPVLAMLQAGEHGAFAPLISLVHDASGNPINTMYFWMTGMLSAFLDNAPTYLVFFNMAGGDAHTLMNGHLFHTLLAVSMGSVFMGALSYIGNAPNFMVKAIAEQRKVPMPGFFGYMAWSFGILVPLFILHTLIFFVWQIL
- the purM gene encoding phosphoribosylformylglycinamidine cyclo-ligase — protein: MTQSLSYRDAGVDIDAGDQLIENIKPFAKRTMRPEVLGGLGGFGALVEISKKYQNPVLVSGTDGVGTKLKLAFEWDIHHTVGIDLVAMSVNDILVQGAEPLFFLDYFACGKLDVARATDVIKGIAEGCEQSGCALIGGETAEMPGMYPEGEYDLAGFAVGVVEKSKVINGRSIRPGDVVLGLASNGAHSNGYSLIRKIIERSNPDLDAEFDGGKTLRQAVIAPTRLYVKPILAALEKFEIKGMAHITGGGLTENIPRVLPENCVAQIDAQSWPLPKLFQWLQQAGNVEQQEMYRTFNCGIGMAVIVPAEQAEAAQSFLTEQGETVYRLGTIRERAGSEHQTQVA
- a CDS encoding nitroreductase family protein, with the translated sequence MSHQILQEAARTRRSVYALNKNLPLPAEEVAAIVEHAVLHTPSSFNSQSTRVVVLFGAEHEKLWQLTEVALRQIVPADKFEPTAQKLAGFAAAAGTVLFFEDQSVVRGLQEQFPAYAANFPVWAEHADAMHQYAVWITFAAAGIGANLQHYNPVIDQAVAEQWQIPASWTLRAQLVFGGIAAPAADKQFAPVEGRFKVHGL
- a CDS encoding exodeoxyribonuclease VII small subunit, producing MTKKKPKTFEEAVSRLEAINQAMQASDMPLEDALAAYQEGSELVRFCQARLAEVEQKLQVLDSGVERELVLEQDE
- a CDS encoding polyprenyl synthetase family protein — encoded protein: MNKPDNWQQRARAQAELVLERVLPAENSLPQRLHQAMRYAVLGGGKRLRPLLVLAAAELGQSEAAAAEAALAAVELVHVYSLVHDDMPAMDNDSLRRGKPTCHVQYDEATALLVGDALQTLAFDVLSRPNGLPAPRQLQMVHTLARASGSLGMAGGQAIDLQSVGQRIGQAELETMHRLKTGALIRAAVALGALSCPDLDDAALARLDDYAAKLGLAFQVIDDVLDCEADTATLGKTAGKDQEADKPTYVKLMGLNAARDYAERLVAEAQQALSGFDARADRLRQLAAFVTERRN
- a CDS encoding TIGR01777 family oxidoreductase, with amino-acid sequence MSRQTIVIIGGSGFIGRHLAAAYQAEGHRVIIVSRHPARAREVDKRFEYIAALHHLYDSIRPDLLINLAGASVGEGRWTAQRKQELLQSRLQPVQAVADWLRRHPQPPRLIIQASAVGYYGNGSAEGWPPCAENAPPQNVFPSQLCQQWEAAIQCVQQESGVPVAVCRFGVVLGRDGGILPQLLKPVRYCAGRLGSGEQPLPWVHMDDAVATIRFLSTQTHSGFQAYNLTAPKRTTQLDFARAAAQRLHRPLLFSVPEQMLRLMLGEQADLVLDGQFAPPKALLQQGFEFTFPTIERALDNLLN